The following are encoded together in the Monodelphis domestica isolate mMonDom1 chromosome 5, mMonDom1.pri, whole genome shotgun sequence genome:
- the CLCN1 gene encoding chloride channel protein 1 isoform X4, which produces MDRSGSLRPGGESSWWGSAPQYQYVSFEHCTSYGLPSENGIHEHRPQGNAGPRPNVHPTQIYGDHTEQPLDFSSKEKNMASPRHMTPGSAVDSSEDDHHSKCQDCAHRMGQIVRRKLGEDWIFLVLLGLVMALVSWCMDYVSAKSLQAYKWTYYQMKPNIALQFLAWVTFPLTLILFSALFCHLIAPQAVGSGIPEMKTILRGVVLKEYLTLKAFVAKVIALTAGLGSGIPVGKEGPFVHIASICAAVLSKFMSMFCGVYEQPYYYADILTVGCAVGVGCCFGTPLGGVLFSIEVTSTYFAVRNYWRGFFAATFSAFVFRVLAVWNKDAVTITALFRTNFRMDFPFDLQELPAFAIIGICCGFLGAVFVYLHRQVMLGVRRHKALSQFLAKHRLLYPGIVTFIIASFTFPPGMGQFMAGELMPREAISSLFDNHTWVKHVGDPQSLGRSAVWIHPQVSVIIVIFLFFIMKFWMSIVATTMPIPCGGFMPVFVLGAAFGRLVGEIMAMLFPDGILFDGIIYKILPGGYAVIGAAALTGAVSHTVSTAVICFELTGQIAHILPMMVAVILANMVAQSLQPSLYDSIIQVKKLPYLPDLGWSQISKYTIFVEDIMVREVKFVSASCTYRDLKTLLQATTVKTLPLVDSTDSMILLGSVERSELQSLLRRHLCPERRLREAQEMARKMAELPFNGQVKQTGQELSRNPSIQGRPQSFAFVDEDEDEDINGRTELPPSPHPLTAPLPIEEPNGPLPPHKLQPEAQDATGPRFPFLRSLLRCLLGNNFHSKKRTLQDPIDLVDNMPPEEIEAWEQEQLNQPVCFDYCCIDPSPFQLVERTSLHKTHTLFSLLGLHLAYVTSMGKLRGVLALEELQKAIEGHTKSGVQLRPPLASFRNTTTSRKDTGGPPLSSDGWSLPEDSTGGGEIEGMVPAYPETPESPSPIPPPSLAPTSAEGELEELELGGTSGPEEDLTDILQGPSLRSTDEEDEDELTL; this is translated from the exons ATCTATGGTGACCACACAGAGCAGCCACTGGATTTCTCTAGCAAGGAAAAGAACATGGCAAGTCCCAGGCATATGACCCCTGGCTCTGCCGTGGACAGCAGTGAGGATGATCACCATTCCAAATGCCAAG atTGTGCCCATCGCATGGGACAGATTGTTCGAAGGAAATTGGGAGAGGACTGGATCTTCCTGGTGTTGCTGGGACTGGTCATGGCCCTGGTTAGCTGGTGTATGGACTATGTCAGTGCCAAGAGTCTGCAGG CCTACAAGTGGACATACTATCAGATGAAGCCCAACATTGCCCTCCAGTTCCTGGCCTGGGTCACATTCCCACTCACCCTCATCCTCTTTAGTGCCCTCTTTTGCCACCTCATCGCCCCACAGGCTGTCG GCTCAGGAATCCCTGAGATGAAGACCATTCTTCGTGGGGTTGTTCTAAAGGAATATCTCACCCTCAAGGCCTTTGTAGCCAAGGTCATTGCGTTGACTGCTGGACTGGGAAGTGGCATCCCTGTGGGCAAAGAG GGCCCATTTGTGCACATTGCTAGTATCTGTGCTGCTGTCCTCAGCAAGTTCATGTCTATGTTCTGTGGTGTGTATGAG CAGCCATACTATTATGCTGATATCCTGACAGTCGGCTGTGCCGTGGGAGTGGGCTGTTGTTTTGGAACACCACTTGGAG GAGTGCTGTTCAGCATTGAGGTTACTTCTACCTATTTTGCTGTCCGGAATTACTGGCGAGGATTCTTTGCAGCTACATTCAGTGCCTTTGTCTTCCGTGTCCTGGCAGTGTGGAACAAAGATGCTG TTACCATCACAGCCTTGTTTAGAACCAACTTCCGAATGGATTTTCCCTTTGACCTACAAGAACTTCCTGCCTTCGCCATCATTGG GATCTGCTGTGGGTTCCTGGGTGCTGTGTTTGTCTATCTGCATCGACAGGTTATGCTGGGAGTCCGAAGGCATAAGGCTCTCAGCCAGTTCCTTGCTAAGCA CCGCCTGCTGTACCCAGGGATTGTCACTTTCATCATTGCCTCATTTACCTTCCCCCCAGGGATGGGCCAGTTCATGGCCGGAGAG CTGATGCCCCGAGAAGCCATCAGTTCCTTGTTTGACAACCACACCTGGGTGAAACATGTAGGTGACCCTCAGAGCCTGGGCCGCTCAGCTGTTTGGATCCATCCCCAGGTCAGCGTCATCATCgtcatcttcctcttctttatcATGAAG TTCTGGATGTCCATTGTGGCCACTACTATGCCCATTCCCTGTGGGGGCTTCATGCCTGTGTTTGTGCTAG GGGCAGCATTTGGGCGACTAGTGGGAGAAATTATGGCCATGCTATTCCCTGATGGGATCCTATTTGATGGGATTATCTATAAGATTCTTCCTGGGGGCTATGCAGTAATTG GGGCAGCAGCACTTACTGGTGCAGTATCTCACACGGTTTCCACAGCAGTAATATGCTTTGAGCTGACTGGCCAGATTGCCCACATTCTGCCTATGATGGTGGCTGTCATCCTGGCCAACATGGTAGCCCAAAGCCTACAACCTTCACTCTATGACAGCATCATCCAGGTGAAGAAGCTGCCATATTTGCCTGATCTAGGCTGGAGCCAAATCAG CAAATACACAATCTTTGTTGAGGACATCATGGTACGAGAAGTGAAGTTTGTTTCAGCCTCCTGCACTTACCGGGACTTGAAAACCCTGCTTCAGGCCACTACTGTAAAGACCTTACCATTAGTAGACTCCACAG ATTCAATGATCCTACTGGGCTCAGTGGAACGATCAGAACTGCAGTCCCTACTTCGGCGTCACTTGTGCCCTGAGAGGAGATTGCGAGAAGCCCAAGAGATGGCTAGGAAGATGGCAGAACTGCCCTTCAATGGTCAAGTGAAGCAGACTGGTCAAGAACTCTCCAGGAACCCTTCAATACAGGGCCGGCCACAGTCCTTTGCCTTTgtggatgaggatgaggatgaggatatCAACGGGAGGACAGAG TTGCCACCTTCTCCTCACCCTTTAACTGCTCCTTTGCCCATTGAGGAGCCCAATGGGCCCTTGCCCCCCCATAAGCTGCAACCTGAAGCCCAGGATGCCACAG GCCCAAGGTTTCCCTTCCTGCGGTCCCTGCTTCGATGCTTACTAGGAAATAACTTCCATTCCAAGAAGAGGACACTTCAG GATCCCATTGACTTAGTGGACAACATGCCACCTGAGGAG ATCGAGGCTTGGGAACAGGAGCAGCTGAACCAACCTGTCTGTTTTGATTACTGCTGCATAGACCCCTCTCCCTTCCAGCTGGTGGAGCGGACATCTCTGCACAAA ACTCACACATTGTTCTCACTACTTGGCCTCCATCTTGCCTATGTGACCAGCATGGGGAAACTCCGGGGTGTCTTGGCTTTGGAAGAG CTACAAAAAGCCATTGAAGGGCACACCAAGTCAGGAGTCCAGCTGCGACCCCCCCTTGCCAGTTTCCGGAATACTACTACTTCCCGAAAGGATACAGGGGGGCCACCCCTATCCTCTGATGGTTGGAGCCTTCCAGAGGACAGCACTGGGGGTGGTGAGATTGAGGGGATGGTTCCAGCCTACCCTGAAACTCCAGAGTCACCTTCCCCTATCCCTCCACCTTCCCTGGCCCCAACCTCTGCAGAAGGGGAGCTAGAGGAGTTGGAGCTAgggggaacctcagggccagaaGAGGATCTGACTGACATTTTACAAGGCCCCAGCCTTCGATCCACTGATGAAGAGGATGAGGATGAACTGACCCTTTGA
- the CLCN1 gene encoding chloride channel protein 1 isoform X2 has product MDRSGSLRPGGESSWWGSAPQYQYVSFEHCTSYGLPSENGIHEHRPQGNAGPRPNVHPTQIYGDHTEQPLDFSSKEKNMASPRHMTPGSAVDSSEDDHHSKCQDCAHRMGQIVRRKLGEDWIFLVLLGLVMALVSWCMDYVSAKSLQAYKWTYYQMKPNIALQFLAWVTFPLTLILFSALFCHLIAPQAVGSGIPEMKTILRGVVLKEYLTLKAFVAKVIALTAGLGSGIPVGKEGPFVHIASICAAVLSKFMSMFCGVYEQPYYYADILTVGCAVGVGCCFGTPLGGVLFSIEVTSTYFAVRNYWRGFFAATFSAFVFRVLAVWNKDAVTITALFRTNFRMDFPFDLQELPAFAIIGICCGFLGAVFVYLHRQVMLGVRRHKALSQFLAKHRLLYPGIVTFIIASFTFPPGMGQFMAGEVSCGETGLMPREAISSLFDNHTWVKHVGDPQSLGRSAVWIHPQVSVIIVIFLFFIMKFWMSIVATTMPIPCGGFMPVFVLGAAFGRLVGEIMAMLFPDGILFDGIIYKILPGGYAVIGAAALTGAVSHTVSTAVICFELTGQIAHILPMMVAVILANMVAQSLQPSLYDSIIQVKKLPYLPDLGWSQISKYTIFVEDIMVREVKFVSASCTYRDLKTLLQATTVKTLPLVDSTDSMILLGSVERSELQSLLRRHLCPERRLREAQEMARKMAELPFNGQVKQTGQELSRNPSIQGRPQSFAFVDEDEDEDINGRTELPPSPHPLTAPLPIEEPNGPLPPHKLQPEAQDATGPRFPFLRSLLRCLLGNNFHSKKRTLQDPIDLVDNMPPEEIEAWEQEQLNQPVCFDYCCIDPSPFQLVERTSLHKTHTLFSLLGLHLAYVTSMGKLRGVLALEELQKAIEGHTKSGVQLRPPLASFRNTTTSRKDTGGPPLSSDGWSLPEDSTGGGEIEGMVPAYPETPESPSPIPPPSLAPTSAEGELEELELGGTSGPEEDLTDILQGPSLRSTDEEDEDELTL; this is encoded by the exons ATCTATGGTGACCACACAGAGCAGCCACTGGATTTCTCTAGCAAGGAAAAGAACATGGCAAGTCCCAGGCATATGACCCCTGGCTCTGCCGTGGACAGCAGTGAGGATGATCACCATTCCAAATGCCAAG atTGTGCCCATCGCATGGGACAGATTGTTCGAAGGAAATTGGGAGAGGACTGGATCTTCCTGGTGTTGCTGGGACTGGTCATGGCCCTGGTTAGCTGGTGTATGGACTATGTCAGTGCCAAGAGTCTGCAGG CCTACAAGTGGACATACTATCAGATGAAGCCCAACATTGCCCTCCAGTTCCTGGCCTGGGTCACATTCCCACTCACCCTCATCCTCTTTAGTGCCCTCTTTTGCCACCTCATCGCCCCACAGGCTGTCG GCTCAGGAATCCCTGAGATGAAGACCATTCTTCGTGGGGTTGTTCTAAAGGAATATCTCACCCTCAAGGCCTTTGTAGCCAAGGTCATTGCGTTGACTGCTGGACTGGGAAGTGGCATCCCTGTGGGCAAAGAG GGCCCATTTGTGCACATTGCTAGTATCTGTGCTGCTGTCCTCAGCAAGTTCATGTCTATGTTCTGTGGTGTGTATGAG CAGCCATACTATTATGCTGATATCCTGACAGTCGGCTGTGCCGTGGGAGTGGGCTGTTGTTTTGGAACACCACTTGGAG GAGTGCTGTTCAGCATTGAGGTTACTTCTACCTATTTTGCTGTCCGGAATTACTGGCGAGGATTCTTTGCAGCTACATTCAGTGCCTTTGTCTTCCGTGTCCTGGCAGTGTGGAACAAAGATGCTG TTACCATCACAGCCTTGTTTAGAACCAACTTCCGAATGGATTTTCCCTTTGACCTACAAGAACTTCCTGCCTTCGCCATCATTGG GATCTGCTGTGGGTTCCTGGGTGCTGTGTTTGTCTATCTGCATCGACAGGTTATGCTGGGAGTCCGAAGGCATAAGGCTCTCAGCCAGTTCCTTGCTAAGCA CCGCCTGCTGTACCCAGGGATTGTCACTTTCATCATTGCCTCATTTACCTTCCCCCCAGGGATGGGCCAGTTCATGGCCGGAGAGGTCAGCTGTGGGGAAACTGGG CTGATGCCCCGAGAAGCCATCAGTTCCTTGTTTGACAACCACACCTGGGTGAAACATGTAGGTGACCCTCAGAGCCTGGGCCGCTCAGCTGTTTGGATCCATCCCCAGGTCAGCGTCATCATCgtcatcttcctcttctttatcATGAAG TTCTGGATGTCCATTGTGGCCACTACTATGCCCATTCCCTGTGGGGGCTTCATGCCTGTGTTTGTGCTAG GGGCAGCATTTGGGCGACTAGTGGGAGAAATTATGGCCATGCTATTCCCTGATGGGATCCTATTTGATGGGATTATCTATAAGATTCTTCCTGGGGGCTATGCAGTAATTG GGGCAGCAGCACTTACTGGTGCAGTATCTCACACGGTTTCCACAGCAGTAATATGCTTTGAGCTGACTGGCCAGATTGCCCACATTCTGCCTATGATGGTGGCTGTCATCCTGGCCAACATGGTAGCCCAAAGCCTACAACCTTCACTCTATGACAGCATCATCCAGGTGAAGAAGCTGCCATATTTGCCTGATCTAGGCTGGAGCCAAATCAG CAAATACACAATCTTTGTTGAGGACATCATGGTACGAGAAGTGAAGTTTGTTTCAGCCTCCTGCACTTACCGGGACTTGAAAACCCTGCTTCAGGCCACTACTGTAAAGACCTTACCATTAGTAGACTCCACAG ATTCAATGATCCTACTGGGCTCAGTGGAACGATCAGAACTGCAGTCCCTACTTCGGCGTCACTTGTGCCCTGAGAGGAGATTGCGAGAAGCCCAAGAGATGGCTAGGAAGATGGCAGAACTGCCCTTCAATGGTCAAGTGAAGCAGACTGGTCAAGAACTCTCCAGGAACCCTTCAATACAGGGCCGGCCACAGTCCTTTGCCTTTgtggatgaggatgaggatgaggatatCAACGGGAGGACAGAG TTGCCACCTTCTCCTCACCCTTTAACTGCTCCTTTGCCCATTGAGGAGCCCAATGGGCCCTTGCCCCCCCATAAGCTGCAACCTGAAGCCCAGGATGCCACAG GCCCAAGGTTTCCCTTCCTGCGGTCCCTGCTTCGATGCTTACTAGGAAATAACTTCCATTCCAAGAAGAGGACACTTCAG GATCCCATTGACTTAGTGGACAACATGCCACCTGAGGAG ATCGAGGCTTGGGAACAGGAGCAGCTGAACCAACCTGTCTGTTTTGATTACTGCTGCATAGACCCCTCTCCCTTCCAGCTGGTGGAGCGGACATCTCTGCACAAA ACTCACACATTGTTCTCACTACTTGGCCTCCATCTTGCCTATGTGACCAGCATGGGGAAACTCCGGGGTGTCTTGGCTTTGGAAGAG CTACAAAAAGCCATTGAAGGGCACACCAAGTCAGGAGTCCAGCTGCGACCCCCCCTTGCCAGTTTCCGGAATACTACTACTTCCCGAAAGGATACAGGGGGGCCACCCCTATCCTCTGATGGTTGGAGCCTTCCAGAGGACAGCACTGGGGGTGGTGAGATTGAGGGGATGGTTCCAGCCTACCCTGAAACTCCAGAGTCACCTTCCCCTATCCCTCCACCTTCCCTGGCCCCAACCTCTGCAGAAGGGGAGCTAGAGGAGTTGGAGCTAgggggaacctcagggccagaaGAGGATCTGACTGACATTTTACAAGGCCCCAGCCTTCGATCCACTGATGAAGAGGATGAGGATGAACTGACCCTTTGA
- the CLCN1 gene encoding chloride channel protein 1 isoform X1: MDRSGSLRPGGESSWWGSAPQYQYVSFEHCTSYGLPSENGIHEHRPQGNAGPRPNVHPTQIYGDHTEQPLDFSSKEKNMASPRHMTPGSAVDSSEDDHHSKCQDCAHRMGQIVRRKLGEDWIFLVLLGLVMALVSWCMDYVSAKSLQAYKWTYYQMKPNIALQFLAWVTFPLTLILFSALFCHLIAPQAVGSGIPEMKTILRGVVLKEYLTLKAFVAKVIALTAGLGSGIPVGKEGPFVHIASICAAVLSKFMSMFCGVYEQPYYYADILTVGCAVGVGCCFGTPLGGVLFSIEVTSTYFAVRNYWRGFFAATFSAFVFRVLAVWNKDAVTITALFRTNFRMDFPFDLQELPAFAIIGICCGFLGAVFVYLHRQVMLGVRRHKALSQFLAKHRLLYPGIVTFIIASFTFPPGMGQFMAGEVSCGETGLMPREAISSLFDNHTWVKHVGDPQSLGRSAVWIHPQVSVIIVIFLFFIMKFWMSIVATTMPIPCGGFMPVFVLGAAFGRLVGEIMAMLFPDGILFDGIIYKILPGGYAVIGAAALTGAVSHTVSTAVICFELTGQIAHILPMMVAVILANMVAQSLQPSLYDSIIQVKKLPYLPDLGWSQISSKYTIFVEDIMVREVKFVSASCTYRDLKTLLQATTVKTLPLVDSTDSMILLGSVERSELQSLLRRHLCPERRLREAQEMARKMAELPFNGQVKQTGQELSRNPSIQGRPQSFAFVDEDEDEDINGRTELPPSPHPLTAPLPIEEPNGPLPPHKLQPEAQDATGPRFPFLRSLLRCLLGNNFHSKKRTLQDPIDLVDNMPPEEIEAWEQEQLNQPVCFDYCCIDPSPFQLVERTSLHKTHTLFSLLGLHLAYVTSMGKLRGVLALEELQKAIEGHTKSGVQLRPPLASFRNTTTSRKDTGGPPLSSDGWSLPEDSTGGGEIEGMVPAYPETPESPSPIPPPSLAPTSAEGELEELELGGTSGPEEDLTDILQGPSLRSTDEEDEDELTL; encoded by the exons ATCTATGGTGACCACACAGAGCAGCCACTGGATTTCTCTAGCAAGGAAAAGAACATGGCAAGTCCCAGGCATATGACCCCTGGCTCTGCCGTGGACAGCAGTGAGGATGATCACCATTCCAAATGCCAAG atTGTGCCCATCGCATGGGACAGATTGTTCGAAGGAAATTGGGAGAGGACTGGATCTTCCTGGTGTTGCTGGGACTGGTCATGGCCCTGGTTAGCTGGTGTATGGACTATGTCAGTGCCAAGAGTCTGCAGG CCTACAAGTGGACATACTATCAGATGAAGCCCAACATTGCCCTCCAGTTCCTGGCCTGGGTCACATTCCCACTCACCCTCATCCTCTTTAGTGCCCTCTTTTGCCACCTCATCGCCCCACAGGCTGTCG GCTCAGGAATCCCTGAGATGAAGACCATTCTTCGTGGGGTTGTTCTAAAGGAATATCTCACCCTCAAGGCCTTTGTAGCCAAGGTCATTGCGTTGACTGCTGGACTGGGAAGTGGCATCCCTGTGGGCAAAGAG GGCCCATTTGTGCACATTGCTAGTATCTGTGCTGCTGTCCTCAGCAAGTTCATGTCTATGTTCTGTGGTGTGTATGAG CAGCCATACTATTATGCTGATATCCTGACAGTCGGCTGTGCCGTGGGAGTGGGCTGTTGTTTTGGAACACCACTTGGAG GAGTGCTGTTCAGCATTGAGGTTACTTCTACCTATTTTGCTGTCCGGAATTACTGGCGAGGATTCTTTGCAGCTACATTCAGTGCCTTTGTCTTCCGTGTCCTGGCAGTGTGGAACAAAGATGCTG TTACCATCACAGCCTTGTTTAGAACCAACTTCCGAATGGATTTTCCCTTTGACCTACAAGAACTTCCTGCCTTCGCCATCATTGG GATCTGCTGTGGGTTCCTGGGTGCTGTGTTTGTCTATCTGCATCGACAGGTTATGCTGGGAGTCCGAAGGCATAAGGCTCTCAGCCAGTTCCTTGCTAAGCA CCGCCTGCTGTACCCAGGGATTGTCACTTTCATCATTGCCTCATTTACCTTCCCCCCAGGGATGGGCCAGTTCATGGCCGGAGAGGTCAGCTGTGGGGAAACTGGG CTGATGCCCCGAGAAGCCATCAGTTCCTTGTTTGACAACCACACCTGGGTGAAACATGTAGGTGACCCTCAGAGCCTGGGCCGCTCAGCTGTTTGGATCCATCCCCAGGTCAGCGTCATCATCgtcatcttcctcttctttatcATGAAG TTCTGGATGTCCATTGTGGCCACTACTATGCCCATTCCCTGTGGGGGCTTCATGCCTGTGTTTGTGCTAG GGGCAGCATTTGGGCGACTAGTGGGAGAAATTATGGCCATGCTATTCCCTGATGGGATCCTATTTGATGGGATTATCTATAAGATTCTTCCTGGGGGCTATGCAGTAATTG GGGCAGCAGCACTTACTGGTGCAGTATCTCACACGGTTTCCACAGCAGTAATATGCTTTGAGCTGACTGGCCAGATTGCCCACATTCTGCCTATGATGGTGGCTGTCATCCTGGCCAACATGGTAGCCCAAAGCCTACAACCTTCACTCTATGACAGCATCATCCAGGTGAAGAAGCTGCCATATTTGCCTGATCTAGGCTGGAGCCAAATCAG CAGCAAATACACAATCTTTGTTGAGGACATCATGGTACGAGAAGTGAAGTTTGTTTCAGCCTCCTGCACTTACCGGGACTTGAAAACCCTGCTTCAGGCCACTACTGTAAAGACCTTACCATTAGTAGACTCCACAG ATTCAATGATCCTACTGGGCTCAGTGGAACGATCAGAACTGCAGTCCCTACTTCGGCGTCACTTGTGCCCTGAGAGGAGATTGCGAGAAGCCCAAGAGATGGCTAGGAAGATGGCAGAACTGCCCTTCAATGGTCAAGTGAAGCAGACTGGTCAAGAACTCTCCAGGAACCCTTCAATACAGGGCCGGCCACAGTCCTTTGCCTTTgtggatgaggatgaggatgaggatatCAACGGGAGGACAGAG TTGCCACCTTCTCCTCACCCTTTAACTGCTCCTTTGCCCATTGAGGAGCCCAATGGGCCCTTGCCCCCCCATAAGCTGCAACCTGAAGCCCAGGATGCCACAG GCCCAAGGTTTCCCTTCCTGCGGTCCCTGCTTCGATGCTTACTAGGAAATAACTTCCATTCCAAGAAGAGGACACTTCAG GATCCCATTGACTTAGTGGACAACATGCCACCTGAGGAG ATCGAGGCTTGGGAACAGGAGCAGCTGAACCAACCTGTCTGTTTTGATTACTGCTGCATAGACCCCTCTCCCTTCCAGCTGGTGGAGCGGACATCTCTGCACAAA ACTCACACATTGTTCTCACTACTTGGCCTCCATCTTGCCTATGTGACCAGCATGGGGAAACTCCGGGGTGTCTTGGCTTTGGAAGAG CTACAAAAAGCCATTGAAGGGCACACCAAGTCAGGAGTCCAGCTGCGACCCCCCCTTGCCAGTTTCCGGAATACTACTACTTCCCGAAAGGATACAGGGGGGCCACCCCTATCCTCTGATGGTTGGAGCCTTCCAGAGGACAGCACTGGGGGTGGTGAGATTGAGGGGATGGTTCCAGCCTACCCTGAAACTCCAGAGTCACCTTCCCCTATCCCTCCACCTTCCCTGGCCCCAACCTCTGCAGAAGGGGAGCTAGAGGAGTTGGAGCTAgggggaacctcagggccagaaGAGGATCTGACTGACATTTTACAAGGCCCCAGCCTTCGATCCACTGATGAAGAGGATGAGGATGAACTGACCCTTTGA